One window from the genome of Leptospira ryugenii encodes:
- a CDS encoding lytic transglycosylase domain-containing protein, translating into MRFFWVASRFLILCLLSTELIAEEDIYYWVKSHQWDKIEEKFKRSSPTRESEVFSLIEFHDKAPNGNSETRFRYMISLVRGVFVSETGPEETKKILTQSMPIQTTLFKLTYWKLYNEISLRNHFNNDEKIQYLSRLNFEEDPICRKAFDEMIRLLAIENRWKDIIEKTANIQEAVKYYIVTPDSQYRLGKAKLMLGDEDGALDEWIKCIQKDSTQEYTIQYIAADLGKWKGNNFIHQLPVSELSLFIPAINQADKEAIFRSRPELFSSRLQYYQGFKYLSLQLTKLDRTEELFRVLKSNRAFVELDPSWISNLADILYQQNKFNKAIELVKTYGSKDPGTYRILAASYDRLNENDLYFENLVLYLSKYPFNLFYQDRLIEFLVKGKSSDLDFAPLAKFEKAIAEIPNLPVKGRLVYWYLRALESKSETDRLKKELKRYYYLCPGSYYTRVIREEFILKIKESKEPENPTYNRDALFEYLSYTAGIPEESNSILGRNLAFAYPKGAYELGTRLSNAQGKVQSSRMLSLAADYFRVGEDALGLSLVNHYTLKEKLSEEDKEELLVGIGDQSKNTYYSAFYTRSLLKRYLIPDDPILLPTAISSRIFPRPHRELVKKYSEENQISEDMVYALMRQESFFKETATSRSNARGLMQIMPATGRELAQKMGISEYSLYSPYISIRLGTKFLAYLLRSNENQLRWASIAYNGGPGNLRKWKKAVYRGDFNHFLEDLPVKESRDYCRIVVSNYYAYDIMKKYHKL; encoded by the coding sequence ATGAGGTTTTTTTGGGTAGCAAGTAGATTTCTGATCCTTTGCCTCCTATCCACAGAATTAATCGCGGAAGAAGATATCTACTACTGGGTTAAATCTCACCAATGGGATAAAATAGAAGAAAAATTTAAAAGAAGTTCACCAACGCGCGAGAGTGAAGTCTTTAGTTTAATCGAATTTCATGATAAGGCACCAAATGGAAACAGTGAAACACGTTTTCGTTATATGATCTCACTCGTTCGCGGTGTCTTTGTCAGTGAAACTGGGCCAGAAGAGACCAAAAAAATCCTCACCCAAAGTATGCCCATCCAAACAACACTTTTCAAACTTACGTATTGGAAGTTGTACAATGAAATTTCCTTACGAAATCATTTCAATAACGATGAGAAAATCCAATATCTCTCTCGATTGAATTTTGAGGAAGACCCTATCTGCCGGAAAGCTTTTGATGAAATGATCCGCCTACTAGCCATTGAAAATCGCTGGAAGGATATCATAGAAAAAACAGCAAATATCCAGGAAGCGGTAAAATACTACATCGTAACTCCAGACTCACAATACCGATTGGGAAAAGCAAAATTGATGTTAGGAGATGAAGATGGTGCTCTGGACGAATGGATCAAATGCATCCAAAAAGACAGCACACAAGAATACACAATCCAATACATTGCAGCAGATCTTGGAAAATGGAAAGGGAATAATTTTATTCACCAACTACCCGTCTCCGAACTTAGTCTTTTCATTCCAGCAATCAACCAAGCTGATAAAGAAGCAATTTTTCGTTCAAGACCCGAACTATTTTCTTCACGACTCCAATACTACCAAGGATTCAAATACTTAAGCCTACAATTAACAAAACTCGACCGCACTGAAGAACTTTTTAGAGTTTTAAAATCAAATCGCGCTTTTGTTGAGTTGGATCCTAGTTGGATTTCCAACCTAGCAGATATTCTCTACCAACAAAATAAATTCAATAAGGCAATTGAACTCGTAAAGACCTATGGCTCTAAAGACCCGGGCACCTATCGAATCTTAGCTGCCTCATATGATAGGCTGAATGAAAACGATTTATATTTTGAAAACTTGGTCCTTTATCTTTCGAAATACCCATTTAATTTATTCTATCAGGACCGATTGATAGAATTTTTGGTGAAAGGGAAAAGTTCAGATTTGGATTTTGCACCACTTGCAAAATTTGAAAAGGCCATAGCGGAAATACCTAACCTTCCTGTTAAAGGTAGATTGGTATATTGGTATCTGAGAGCCTTAGAATCAAAATCAGAAACAGACCGCTTAAAAAAAGAATTAAAACGCTACTATTACCTCTGCCCAGGCTCTTACTATACAAGGGTCATACGCGAAGAATTTATTTTAAAAATCAAAGAATCCAAAGAACCAGAAAACCCGACCTATAACCGCGATGCACTATTTGAGTATCTATCTTATACTGCAGGGATACCCGAAGAATCGAATTCAATCCTAGGAAGAAATCTTGCCTTTGCCTATCCCAAGGGCGCCTACGAATTGGGAACACGGCTATCGAATGCGCAAGGTAAGGTGCAGAGCAGTCGGATGTTATCTTTGGCAGCTGATTACTTTCGGGTTGGCGAAGATGCCTTAGGATTGTCATTGGTCAACCATTACACCTTAAAAGAAAAGCTCTCAGAAGAAGACAAAGAAGAGCTACTGGTGGGAATCGGTGATCAATCGAAAAACACATATTATTCGGCATTCTACACTCGATCCCTCTTGAAACGCTATTTGATTCCAGACGACCCTATTCTTCTACCTACAGCGATCTCCTCACGGATCTTTCCCAGACCTCATCGAGAGCTCGTGAAAAAGTATTCCGAAGAGAACCAGATTTCGGAAGATATGGTCTATGCCCTCATGAGACAGGAATCCTTCTTTAAAGAAACGGCCACCTCACGCTCCAATGCTCGTGGTCTTATGCAGATCATGCCAGCAACAGGGAGGGAGTTGGCACAAAAGATGGGAATTTCCGAATACTCTCTCTATTCGCCTTACATTTCCATCCGTTTAGGAACCAAATTTTTGGCCTACCTGCTTCGCTCCAATGAGAACCAACTTCGATGGGCATCTATTGCGTACAACGGGGGGCCAGGAAACCTTCGTAAGTGGAAAAAAGCAGTCTACAGAGGCGATTTTAATCATTTTCTTGAGGACTTACCTGTGAAGGAATCGCGGGACTACTGCCGCATCGTAGTATCCAATTACTATGCCTATGATATAATGAAAAAATACCACAAACTGTAA
- a CDS encoding citrate synthase, translating into MSDKAILKIEGKEYELPIVIGSEKEKAIDITKLRQLSGYVTLDSGYLNTGACTSSITFLDGEQGILRYRGIPIEDLAAKSTFTEVAYLLIYGKLPNETELKTWNESITHHTMIHEDLKRLFNGFPKDGHPMAIMSCMMGCLSTYYQDSYDPLNEEHREISIIRLIAKFPTIAAYAFKKSIGQPIIHPLNHLDYASNFLNMMFAVPAEEYKIDPEVVAALNLLLILHADHEQNCSTSTVRLVGSSLANLYGAISAGILALWGPRHGGANQEVLEMLEGIKKSGLSVKKIVEQAKDKNSSFRLNGFGHRVYKNFDPRAKIIKVACDKVLNKLGIKDPLLDIAKELEDAALNDPYFVERKLYPNVDFYSGIIYRALGIPTNMFTVMFAMGRLPGWIAQWKEMIEDPGLKIGRPRQIYTGPVETPYDVAKKKG; encoded by the coding sequence ATGTCCGATAAGGCAATTCTAAAAATCGAAGGGAAAGAATATGAACTTCCCATCGTCATCGGTTCCGAGAAAGAGAAAGCAATCGATATCACAAAACTGCGCCAATTATCTGGTTACGTTACGCTTGATAGCGGATATCTAAATACAGGAGCTTGCACTAGCTCAATTACCTTTCTAGACGGAGAACAAGGTATCCTTCGATACCGAGGTATCCCAATCGAGGACCTTGCTGCCAAATCTACATTTACAGAAGTCGCCTATCTCCTGATCTATGGCAAATTGCCAAATGAAACAGAACTAAAAACATGGAATGAGTCCATCACGCACCATACCATGATCCATGAGGATCTAAAACGATTGTTCAATGGTTTTCCAAAAGATGGACACCCAATGGCAATCATGTCTTGTATGATGGGCTGTCTTTCTACCTATTACCAAGACTCGTATGACCCACTGAACGAAGAGCACAGGGAGATTTCTATCATACGCTTAATTGCAAAATTCCCTACGATCGCAGCCTATGCTTTCAAAAAGTCAATTGGCCAACCAATCATCCATCCTCTCAACCACCTAGACTATGCAAGTAACTTCCTGAATATGATGTTTGCAGTTCCGGCGGAAGAGTACAAAATTGATCCTGAAGTCGTGGCGGCACTCAACTTATTGTTGATCCTCCATGCTGACCATGAACAAAACTGTTCCACATCGACTGTGCGTTTGGTGGGATCATCTCTTGCAAACTTATACGGTGCAATCTCCGCTGGGATTCTAGCACTTTGGGGACCAAGACACGGTGGAGCCAACCAAGAAGTTTTAGAAATGTTGGAAGGAATCAAAAAGTCGGGTTTGAGTGTTAAAAAGATAGTGGAACAGGCTAAAGATAAAAATAGCTCCTTCCGTTTGAATGGATTTGGACACCGCGTTTACAAAAACTTCGACCCACGAGCCAAAATCATCAAAGTAGCTTGTGACAAAGTCCTCAATAAATTAGGAATCAAAGATCCGCTTCTAGATATCGCCAAAGAATTAGAAGATGCCGCTCTCAATGATCCTTACTTTGTAGAAAGAAAGCTCTATCCAAATGTGGACTTCTACTCTGGAATTATATACCGTGCACTTGGTATCCCGACAAACATGTTTACCGTGATGTTTGCGATGGGTCGTTTGCCTGGTTGGATTGCACAATGGAAGGAAATGATCGAGGACCCTGGCTTGAAGATCGGAAGACCACGACAAATCTACACAGGACCAGTCGAAACTCCTTACGACGTTGCAAAGAAAAAAGGCTAA
- a CDS encoding SpoIIE family protein phosphatase has protein sequence MQRKKAKISLLQRWERYLSPTIFVLLILYQSPIHSETNQNFKVEHWEDAQNTFALKDIQTKAASNTLNRENFFNFGFSKSAHWFRLTELPKNKDILVIQAHNIDQVDFFIPNTRGEYILKRSGSSIPMSERDSQHRAFIVSVGDLPENASIFIKMKSDISLQFGVSFQNFQELFADDYQSQWLYGLFFGFIFLIFLYNLAIAVVVRDINYFYYVGYVFFFAFGQLSLLGFFQYFFVPEHPHLMKVGIPFFFSGSIGLFALFTSNFLKLKKRMPIAFRMTKVFWVASILNMIFALMGQVYFSAQFVTWEVLVFSIFIISIIIIGFRRRIRNFYYFAAAFLILMLACFVYGILKLFPIGSNTFIEEMLFPVASLADITLFSFALADRIQLLRLDKDRALKQLERHEKERQISRDILMQSLPKTIPQIHNLNIQLFIQPMKQVGGDFYEFYSPNKSELGTLLCDVSGHGIPASLISAMGKVAYSTQKENLFSPKRVLEGMNSVLYGNCTPQYLTAAYVYLNTQTSVWRFGRAGHPSLYLQRASGEIIKVHPKGKIIGAFPHLQFEEISYPMESGDRVLILTDGVTEAFNPLEEMFGETRVMDFMIKMRKLPAIEFKKGLVHNLEQYTKKSLKEWEDDITFILLSLE, from the coding sequence TTGCAAAGAAAAAAGGCTAAAATTAGTCTACTTCAAAGGTGGGAGAGATATCTCTCTCCTACCATATTTGTTCTCCTTATCCTCTACCAATCCCCTATCCATTCGGAAACAAACCAAAATTTCAAAGTAGAACATTGGGAAGATGCTCAAAACACATTTGCCCTAAAAGACATCCAAACTAAGGCTGCCTCAAATACCCTGAACAGAGAAAATTTTTTTAACTTTGGTTTTTCTAAATCAGCTCACTGGTTCCGGTTAACAGAATTGCCCAAAAACAAAGATATTTTAGTTATCCAGGCACATAACATTGATCAGGTGGATTTTTTCATTCCAAACACTAGAGGTGAGTATATTCTAAAACGCTCGGGCAGTTCTATCCCTATGTCTGAACGGGATAGTCAACATAGAGCCTTTATCGTATCCGTAGGTGATCTTCCAGAAAATGCCTCTATCTTTATTAAAATGAAATCAGACATCTCACTGCAATTTGGCGTCTCATTTCAAAACTTTCAGGAACTCTTTGCAGATGATTACCAAAGCCAGTGGCTATATGGACTTTTTTTTGGATTTATCTTTTTAATTTTTTTATACAATCTAGCAATCGCTGTTGTCGTACGTGATATTAATTACTTTTATTATGTTGGCTATGTTTTCTTTTTTGCATTCGGTCAATTATCCCTTTTAGGTTTCTTTCAATATTTTTTTGTGCCAGAACACCCACATCTAATGAAAGTTGGCATCCCATTTTTCTTTAGTGGGAGCATCGGACTCTTTGCACTCTTTACGAGCAATTTCTTGAAGTTAAAGAAAAGAATGCCCATAGCTTTTCGAATGACAAAGGTATTTTGGGTTGCAAGTATTTTAAATATGATATTTGCATTAATGGGTCAGGTATATTTTTCCGCACAATTTGTAACATGGGAAGTTCTTGTTTTTTCCATTTTTATCATTTCAATCATCATCATTGGCTTCCGTAGACGGATTCGCAATTTCTATTATTTTGCTGCAGCTTTTTTGATCTTAATGCTTGCCTGTTTTGTCTACGGCATACTTAAACTTTTCCCTATTGGAAGTAATACTTTTATCGAAGAGATGCTTTTCCCTGTAGCATCCCTCGCCGACATTACACTCTTTTCATTCGCTTTGGCGGATCGAATTCAATTGCTGAGATTAGATAAAGATCGTGCCTTAAAACAATTGGAAAGGCATGAAAAAGAGAGACAAATCTCGCGTGATATTTTGATGCAATCTCTCCCGAAGACTATCCCTCAAATTCATAATCTAAACATCCAATTGTTCATTCAGCCAATGAAACAAGTGGGTGGAGATTTTTACGAATTTTATTCCCCAAACAAAAGTGAATTGGGAACATTGCTCTGTGATGTGTCCGGACATGGGATTCCCGCATCCTTAATTTCTGCTATGGGTAAGGTGGCTTATTCTACTCAGAAAGAAAACCTATTCTCACCCAAACGCGTATTAGAGGGTATGAATTCAGTACTTTATGGAAATTGCACTCCTCAATACTTAACAGCGGCATATGTATATTTAAACACCCAAACTTCCGTATGGAGATTTGGTAGAGCCGGACACCCTAGCCTCTATTTACAAAGAGCTTCAGGAGAAATCATCAAAGTACACCCAAAAGGCAAAATAATTGGTGCCTTCCCTCATCTTCAGTTTGAAGAAATTTCCTATCCCATGGAGAGTGGTGATCGTGTACTGATTTTAACAGATGGCGTTACCGAGGCTTTCAATCCATTGGAAGAAATGTTCGGAGAGACAAGAGTTATGGATTTTATGATAAAGATGCGAAAACTCCCTGCAATTGAGTTTAAGAAAGGTTTAGTGCATAACCTAGAGCAGTATACAAAAAAAAGCCTAAAGGAATGGGAAGATGATATTACATTCATACTTCTCTCACTCGAATGA
- a CDS encoding class I SAM-dependent methyltransferase, whose protein sequence is MKDQYQLLDSGEFHKLEIIGDYKIIRSSPSSAYKKHSPDKWKDAWATYHKNDSGSGHWTFQKKIPESFQISFSNLQFKVKLTPFGHIGLFPEQKKNWERIRSIGEKTKGLEVLNLFAYSGGSTLACLDAGMSVCHVDASKGMVDWARENAALSKLDGRPVRWIVDDVLKFIRREIKRNKKYQGFILDPPSFGRGSKGEVWKIEDDLPELLDALMDLSDNSPTFVILSCHSQGYSPLTLERMLSSRIKHPGHYETDELYIPEASGKKYPAGFCTFYHR, encoded by the coding sequence ATGAAAGACCAATACCAACTCCTAGACTCTGGAGAATTTCATAAATTAGAAATTATCGGTGACTATAAGATTATTCGATCATCACCTTCCTCTGCTTACAAAAAACATTCACCGGATAAATGGAAGGATGCATGGGCAACTTACCACAAAAATGATTCCGGCTCAGGGCATTGGACATTTCAAAAGAAAATACCTGAGAGTTTTCAAATTTCCTTTTCCAATCTACAATTTAAAGTCAAACTCACTCCCTTTGGTCACATCGGTTTGTTTCCAGAACAAAAGAAAAATTGGGAAAGAATCAGAAGCATTGGCGAAAAAACAAAAGGTTTAGAAGTCCTCAATCTATTCGCGTATTCTGGTGGTTCTACTTTAGCATGTTTAGATGCAGGTATGAGTGTTTGTCATGTTGATGCATCTAAAGGAATGGTAGACTGGGCTCGAGAAAATGCTGCACTTTCCAAATTAGATGGACGACCTGTTCGGTGGATTGTGGACGATGTTTTAAAATTCATTCGTAGAGAAATCAAAAGAAATAAAAAATACCAAGGTTTTATTCTAGATCCACCAAGTTTTGGAAGAGGCTCTAAAGGCGAAGTCTGGAAAATAGAGGATGATTTACCTGAGTTATTAGATGCGCTCATGGATTTATCTGATAACTCACCTACTTTTGTGATTTTAAGTTGTCATAGCCAAGGTTATAGCCCTCTTACTTTAGAAAGAATGTTATCCAGCAGAATTAAGCACCCAGGACATTATGAAACAGATGAATTGTACATACCGGAAGCATCTGGGAAAAAATACCCAGCAGGATTTTGTACATTTTATCACCGTTAG